One window from the genome of Diospyros lotus cultivar Yz01 chromosome 11, ASM1463336v1, whole genome shotgun sequence encodes:
- the LOC127813189 gene encoding uncharacterized protein LOC127813189: protein MKPPNALTTRATNTIFTATPELAPNVKRVRDFRPSGARFPVAMSTRSRMDTSSSVHSLSPAVASNTGSGPGRGLPGKLQDFEEEIEKYIYRCRFLAIFAVWGSLVGSLLCFIKGCTYVLESFRQYFLTRGKVIFLLVEAIDVYLLGTVMLVFGMGLYELFISTLDIAKLQLEENFPYRSNLFGLFTLRERPKWLEIKTVNELKTKLGHVIVMLLLIGLFDKSKKAAINTPVDLLCFSASVLLCSGCLYLLSKLNGSN from the exons ATGAAGCCCCCCAATGCCTTGACTACAAGGGCAACCAACACAATCTTCACTGCCACTCCAGAATTGGCTCCAAATGTGAAAAGGGTTCGTGATTTCCGGCCATCCGGTGCCAGATTTCCGGTCGCCATGTCGACTAGATCGAGGATGGACACGTCTTCTTCCGTGCACTCTTTGTCGCCGGCCGTTGCATCGAACACTGGGTCGGGGCCAGGCCGGGGTTTACCAGGGAAGTTACAGGATTTTGAGGAGGAAATAGAGAAG TATATTTACAGGTGCAGATTCTTGGCAATTTTTGCAGTTTGGGGATCTTTGGTGGGCTCTCTCCTATGCTTCATCAAG GGTTGCACTTATGTTCTGGAGTCTTTCAGACAATACTTTCTGACCCGGGGGAAGGTGATTTTCTTGCTGGTTGAGGCCATCG ATGTCTACCTTCTGGGAACTGTGATGTTGGTGTTTGGCATGGGTCTCTATGAGCTCTTCATCAGCACTCTCGACATTGCTAAGTTGCAGTTAGAGGAGAATTTTCCGTACAGATCAAATCTTTTTGGCTTATTCACTTTAAGG GAACGACCAAAATGGTTAGAGATAAAAACTGTTAATGAGCTCAAAACCAAACTTGGCCATGTAATAGTGATGCTGCTGCTTATTGGGTTGTTTGACAAGAGCAAGAAGGCAGCTATAAACACTCCTGTGGATTTGCTTTGCTTCTCAGCTTCAGTTCTTCTTTGCTCTGGTTGCCTTTATCTTCTGTCAAAGCTTAATGGCTCAAACTGA